The following DNA comes from Malania oleifera isolate guangnan ecotype guangnan chromosome 12, ASM2987363v1, whole genome shotgun sequence.
gatgctcacccggaccctggttcaaaaaccttagtttaatgagataaaccccaaataatctactatttcaacaatttctcaatttataaacttcaataaaacttttaaaaaccccaaaactatgcatcctaacccttacctaaacttaggagcgtttcccaAAAAGTTCAGTTTAGGAAACTGATCtgttagatgtgtagagaatcttccctaaaaCATCGTAGCGACCTCCGATCGTCGATTCCGGATGAATCTGAGTCGGATTCTTAGAGAGATGGGAGAGAGacgagtttagagagagaaaatgaaggaaaaatgattttcttcgtAGATAAGCTACCTTAGATCGTTATATATTCGTTATTGCCACGTGGACTCGTCCGCGAGAAgataggactcatcgacgaaccactgaagaacactcgtcaacaaggtcgtgagctcatcgacgagtttcaaaacatctcaaaccctctcggttaatcctcgtcgacgagacatgcatactcagcGACGAGCCTCACAAGATCTCTCATCGATGAGCACCTGCttgtaattcttttcatatttcttttcctttttcttttatttcccctttttccttttattatctttcttattattttacaTAGTTAAAATTCTCCGGGTCATTACATGAAGTATAGGAAATAGACACGCAATTGACTTGTCGGATGAGTAATCTACAACACTTAAGCAATAATATGTATCTAACCCATATAACCAAGCGTTAATTCTTGGTTAGATAAGCTAATGGAGAATATATTACCAAACTATAACACATGAAATCTCAATTTCATATACTCCAAAGTATTTATTtgcctctctatctctctatctctccacATCAATGGGCCAATAGGAAGGAGAGCCCATAGGCCctactaattttttatttatttttaaaactctctctctaaaaaaaaattaaccccccccccccccccaaaaaaaaaatgagagggTCGTActattttttctttacttttctctctcctttcttcaTGTGATTGGTCCCCTTTAGCCACTTTCCTTTTCAATACTTATATAtacaaaattaatataaattattggTTCTCACTTTCTTTATCTTTTGTTTATATTTAGATAAATtgaaattatagaattaattcaaatttaaattattaaaaaatattgaagtatatatgTGTCATATTACATTTATCTTTATGTACATAAATAATTACtaatttaatttaagtttttttataaaaaatataaaattaatttaaattcaaattattgAAACTAGTCATGGGCATGCACTTGcgcattttttaataaaattatatatttcattttttttaaataattataaaaataattaggagttaaaatatatttaaaagagTAGTAATGATGACTTGTAAGGGCATTTTAGGATCATTATAGGGGTATTTTAGGTTAAAATTTGACATTTAAATTGATGATAATACATAttattcatttattatatttattcaaaaatatttagtCAAATATGTAGAATtaaaatttaccaaaattttaCATTTGAAATTTTCCTTCAATAGTAGTATGGTCtatatgtgtatttattttttaaattaatttcatACTAAATTATCTTCTCACTAGCAAATTTTATATCATTTACAATGTACATGTTTATAATATACAATTTTCGTAAATTTTACATTTTCTAGATAAATTTATCgtgttaaataaataatatgatattattattattaaaattaattatcaaATTGCATGCATGTCTGCTGCAAAATACGAATTTTTCTAGTTTGTATTAAAATATTACACCCCCTCCTAGCCAATtctatgtaaatatttttttaacgCAAAGTCGGCAGTACCCTGCCCCACAATAATTAGTGCACACATTAGCGACATTAATGTTATGAGATTGGCGAAGAAATTTCACTTTGATGCcattgaaagattcaaatttcCTAATGGTGCTCATGAAATCGTTTAGGGTAGACCCTTGCACATCAAGGAAAGGTCGGTTTGAGATTTGGCTTCAAGGTAATATTGGATTGCTTagtaacttaataataataataatataattcacAAGCCAATAATTAAGGATATAGGATGATAAGAGTTTGAATCTCATAGAATTAAGGTACCTAAGGGGCGTGAATTAGGACTCAAAAATTATTAgttacataataataatagtgattattattaATCATGAGTACGTACtatgaagaaaataataaaaaaaaattaaatagtataagaGCATTGAAATCTTTAACTTGAAAAAATTATgaataattatataaataaatttttataattataaggatattttgagatagttgtgagtaattaattaaaaaagtattttgaaataattataagaataaatttgatatttttgaatatgAATTGGTATGGATATTGATGCTCCATGCAATTGGTGATGGATGGACTAAACAGGAATAAAATAAGCACTGTGAACGGATTTGGATGAACAGGCTATAGCTGTTGTGCAAGAAAGTCAAAGCAATCAAAAGCCAATGAAAAAGTCAAACGGTCCCCAATAATTCCGCCGAACAACTACCATGAACCATCCCGTCTCGCATCTGCTAACATCATCAACCCCCGGAAGCAAACCCAACAAGCCACACAtagagagaaacagagagagagtgCAGAAGCATCCTCTCTTTTTTGGATCTCTCAACACATTATATtaatacattttttatttataataaaatattattgataataataaaaagaagaaacCCCTTTCCTCTCTTCATCCTCTATTCTTTCAATTTGTTATTAATTCATGTTTAAGTTTCTTGGATCATAGGCATTTTCCCTTGAAAATTTTCTTAAGTGGGTCATAGGCATTTTcccttgaaaattttctttttctctttctctcttgaaTTCTCCCAGCAGTATGAGCAAGGTACGTGCCAATTCATCTCCTGATTTACTCCCTCCAGCAGCAAAGGATCGGCCAGATGATTCCAGTTTAGAAGGTGatcatcatcatatatatatatatcataatttgtTTTAtacatttcttatttttatttatggcaTTAATATTGACAGTATGTATCTATCTCCTGATTAGCTCCCAAAaattgtttttggtttttgtgtTTGTGATGATATTACTATTGAATAATAAGGAGGTAAAAAATCTGACAATTAATAGACAATGGAAGTTGTTTTTGGTCCCTTTTCTTGGACACAAAGAACTACTGAAATCAAGAATATTTACAGGATCCTCTTTTTCCCTGACAGATATCAGAAGACATTATAATCTCAGCCTGTCATCATATTATCCTCTGATTCTTTTTCTCATTTAGGTATTGCTGCAAACGTTAAATTACTATTAAAGTTGATCCAAGATCACAATGAGGCCTGCAATAAAGATATTGATGACAGAAAAGTGCAAAGAGCGGCAGGAATGATGACCATTCTTGACGATGTTAAGACCAGGATACAAAAATCTCTCTCTAGTGGCAAGAAAAGGGAAGCTGAGCTAAGGCGTTGCAACACCGATCTTAGGCCTCGTGATGTTCCGAGGGACAAAAAGTCTGCAGAAACAGTAACTGATGAGAAACAAAAGCTAAGGAAAGAGCTGAATGCAAGCTTGGCAGCACGAAAGAGCCTCGAAATAATGTGTTCAAGCTTGGGGAAGGAGAAGGAGATTATGGCAACAGAGCTTGCCAAAAAGGTCCACGAATTGAATGAAATGGAGGAACTCATCAGTGACATCAAAGCCCAAAATGAGACATTGTTGGCAAAAGTAAAAGCTTGTGCTGCAGAGCACAGAGATAGGAAAAACATGGGAGGGGAGACACAAGGGAATGCAGCCCTGCAAGAGCGAAACAAAGCGCTTTCGGAGCAACTCCTTAAGTCGCTCGACGGGTATCGATCCTTAAAGAGGAAGTTCAAAGAGGCACAAGAGGAAAATGCGGGAATTCGAGCAGAAGTGGAGGAAATGGGGGTGGATGTGGCGGCTGGTCTTGACCAAATCCACAGCTTCCACCATCGAATTACCGCAGGGAATAAAAGGGCATTGGATATTGAGGAGGAGATTTCGGCTTTGGAGCATATGTTCGAGGGTTTCAACAGGAAGATTTCAAAGCACGGGCAGAAGAAAAGTGAATGTGTTAAACCAAAGGCTGAGATCAGTACCAGTAAGCCTAGTTCTGTTCTTGCATGAAAAGAAAAGGCGACTGCAAATCAGATGTAGATGGTCTGGCTTTGACCAATTTTAtgaaggtaaaaaaaaaattattatagttGGGAATTATAAATAAAGGAAAAACAGTTGTAAAAGTAGAAGTGATTAGTGATGTTGCACGTTTGTTGTCCATGTGCAACTTGCTAGTGCAGCTTTTTCTAGTctaaatttacatatatatatatatatatatatatttgcaaaaTTCCATCAATCCTTCTGTTGTTGTGCCGTCTTCTTGGTGACCAAACTGAAGTAATCCAAAGATGCAGTTTATAATTTCTGGATCTTCAAAGCAACCCTCCTAAGCTCTATGCATGGCAGATTTTATTTACGCAAATTTCTTTTGTTACACTGCATTTTTATTTAGCAGGTGATCAAAACCTTTCTACCTCTATGATCatttctctctctgttttttttttctttttttgttgggGTTGTTTCGTGCAAGATTTGTATTTCGGCATCTTTGgcaatcaataaaaaaaaaaacaataaaaataggaACTGAAATTAATATCTtgcaaaaaaacaaaatacaaatgaaaaatttttttttttttcttttcccaaatGAGATCCTTGATTCAAAATACACACTCataataaaatttagaaatatttatttaaacttttaaaattaaattagtaaatttttttttcttaattgacAATAAAAAATACTTGATACTTGGGAAATgaaacatttatttttattaaaaaatcatatgaaaaaattattattattttttaaataattttatatatattctcCAActgaagaaaaattaaaaataaaaaaaagattcAAGATTTAAAAACATGAATTTGACAATATGTCAAATTTAGattttcaaagtctaaatctcaatttttattctactttttaaaaactttaaatgaaaaatacatttttatCATTTCATTTACCATGTTTTTGgctttttttatttcaaatattaatagaaaaatgtgattttttttatttctaattttttaaaaaagattttaGAAATAAGTCTGTCTAATATTGGAGGACTTGAAACAATTGTGTTAGATATTAGAATTGCAGAAAACAGATTATTGGAATTAGAAAATACACCAGAAAAGAAACATCAGCTACATCAGATGTTGATGCCTTATATGGCAGCAAGTAATAAAGTCCATCTCGTTGTTCACCCAGACCAATCGTCCTCCACACACACAAGTCTTGAATGAAGCATGATTCGCATTTAGTAGAATTTACAAGTTTACTAACTAATAAGAGGTTGAACGAAAAAGCTGGAACATATAGAAAATTAGTCGAGGTTAAAGTATCAGAAATTTTGACTATGCCTATGTGTGTAACAATGAATTTGTGACCATTTGGAAGGGTCACAAAAGTAAATTTAACAGGTGAATACGAATTTAAAGAAGAAACAAAACTGACCATGTGGTCAGTTGCACCTGTATCAAATGATCCAAGGTGCATTAAAAGGTTTATTTTCAACTTACTGTTGAAAATTAAGAGAAGTAAAAACACTATGTTGAGGAGAAGGTAATATACTTGATTGGTTAAGAAATGTCTGAGGAGCTTGCTTAGTACCTACTTGGTGAACCATAGCAGGTTTGATTGAAGAATTATGCGAATCAAGCATGGAAAGAAGTTGTTGACACTGCTCTTGAGTGAAAGGTAATGAAGGTCCTTCAAAAGATTGTGCTTCCTGTGAAATAGTATCAGAAGAATTACCATTGATTAGGTTAATTCGAGATCTTGTAAACTTGTAACCATTGGGATACCATGGAGTTTAAAGCATTTCTCCTTGGTATGCCCCATCATACCACGGTGGCTACACATTGGTTTGGGTTCGAAGAGGCCTTATTTCTTGGAGTGATTTTATGAGAATTCTGTTGCTAAGTAGTAGAAACCAAGGCAGCAGAATTGGTAAGTTTACCATTAGGATGAATACCATGCTCTCTTTCTTCTTGCAAGATTAAAGAAGATACTTTGTCAATATCAGGGAATGGATCTATCAACAAAACTTGGGATCGAACACTTACAAAAGTGTCATTAAGTCCCATCAAAAAACGCATCACATATTCTCATTGTCGATATTCAAGAACAACCTTTAACACTTCACAATTACAATTTCTTGATCAACAACCACAAGGAGGTAAAAGCATATAATCCATCAATTCATCCCATAGAGTTTTCAATCAAGTGAAATATGCGCTTACAAAAAGATCATCTTGCACCAAATCTCCAATTTCCTTCTAAATCCAAAAAATTCATGGTGCATTAGTTTGCAAATATCGTTGCTGCAAATCACACCAGAGTTCTCTTTTAGTGTCAATATAGATGCAACTTGTTGTTATCTCTTTCGATACAGAATTGAGTAACCACGAGAAAACCATATCATTACATTGTAACCAAGCTTTATACGCAGGATCAAAAACATCAGATGGTAAGGTAAGACTTCCTTTAATGAAACCAAGCTTGTTCTTAGAACAGCAATTCACATGGATCGACACGAAGCATGGTAATTATCTCCAGTTAATGGTTGTGTAACTAGCACAATGCCAGGATTATCGATATTATTGAGATGATAAAGACTTGATGAATCATCTGCAGGATTGGCAGAGGATGCAGAGGAAGAAAATGCCATCCTCTGAACTTCAAGAAACTCTTGCTCATTTAAATGAAGAAGTTTGAATTGCTGAGGTCGAGATAGAGTATCTAAAACTATGAAATCTATTGCTACCTCTTGACTCACCAGCTCACATCAAAGATGGATTGAAAGATTAGGTGATTTCATAGCAGCTTAATCTATCTCTTTGCAATGAGAACCGAATGGCTCTGACACCATGTTGAGAactcaagaaacaagaaaaaagacTGAGAGAAAATTCTCTATAGTTTCAATTGAATGAATAATCTGCTTTACAAAACTGACTTTAATCCTTTATATACAAGAATTAGTTACACATGtaacataataaaaaaata
Coding sequences within:
- the LOC131144620 gene encoding uncharacterized protein LOC131144620, which gives rise to MSKVRANSSPDLLPPAAKDRPDDSSLEGIAANVKLLLKLIQDHNEACNKDIDDRKVQRAAGMMTILDDVKTRIQKSLSSGKKREAELRRCNTDLRPRDVPRDKKSAETVTDEKQKLRKELNASLAARKSLEIMCSSLGKEKEIMATELAKKVHELNEMEELISDIKAQNETLLAKVKACAAEHRDRKNMGGETQGNAALQERNKALSEQLLKSLDGYRSLKRKFKEAQEENAGIRAEVEEMGVDVAAGLDQIHSFHHRITAGNKRALDIEEEISALEHMFEGFNRKISKHGQKKSECVKPKAEISTSKPSSVLA